In the Takifugu flavidus isolate HTHZ2018 chromosome 11, ASM371156v2, whole genome shotgun sequence genome, one interval contains:
- the sptlc3 gene encoding serine palmitoyltransferase 3: protein MEKASANGSPTPRRGHLGRKYGEIDKNGNLSSTQRNVPGSDAASRQYKQEVFEQAPMYVAVMTYLGFGIVTLFGYFRDFLRAVGLEKCHLAREREEQKDFVPLYQDFENFYTRNLYMRVRDNWNRPVCSLPGPVFDLMERVSDDYNWTFRFTGRTLHNVINMGSYNYLGFAENEAESLKTVADTTLRYGVGVCSTRHEIGNLSIHEELEELVARFLGVESSMTFGMGFATNSMNIPALVGKGCLILSDELNHTSLILGARLSGATIRVFKHNNMHSLEKMLREAVCSGQPRTHRPWKKILIMVEGIYSMEGSVVRLAEIVALKKKYKAYLYLDEAHSIGAVGPSGRGVTELTGVNPADVDVMMGTFTKSFGAAGGYIAGRKELVDYLRTCSHSAVYATALSPPVTEQILRAMKCIMGKDGSAEGIRRIRQLAENTRYFRARLKEMGFIIYGNDHSPVVPILLYMPGKVVAFAREMLERKIGVVVVGFPATPITEARARFCLSAGHTRAMLDQVLHHLNEVGDNLCLKFSRRKHDLSRASLSEETDS, encoded by the exons ATGGAGAAAGCCTCGGCCAACGGCAGCCCGACACCCCGGCGGGGTCACCTCGGGCGGAAATACGGAGAGATCGACAAGAATGGCAATCTCAGCAGCACACAG AGAAATGTCCCGGGGTCTGACGCCGCCTCCAGGCAGTACAAGCAGGAGGTCTTTGAGCAGGCGCCCATGTACGTGGCCGTGATGACGTACCTGGGCTTCGGCATCGTCACTCTGTTCGGCTACTTCAGAGACTTCCTCCGAGCCGTTGGCCTGGAGAAGTGCCACCTTGCTCGGGAAAGAGAGGAACAGAAG GATTTCGTACCACTTTATCAAGACTTTGAGAACTTCTACACCCGGAACCTGTACATGAGGGTTCGGGACAACTGGAACCGTCCGGTCTGCAGCCTGCCAGGGCCCGTGTTCGACCTGATGGAGCGAGTGTCTGACGACTACAACTGGACTTTTAG GTTCACTGGGAGGACATTGCACAATGTCATCAACATGGGCTCCTACAACTACCTCGGCTTTGCGGAGAACGAAGCAGAGTCCCTGAAGACCGTAGCAGACACCACCCTCCGGTACGGGGTGGGGGTTTGCAGCACAAGGCACGAAATAG GTAACCTGAGCATACACGAAGAGCTGGAAGAACTGGTGGCCAGGTTCCTTGGGGTCGAGTCCTCCATGACCTTTGGGATGGGTTTTGCCACCAACTCAATGAACATTCCAGCACTCGTTGGCAAG GGCTGTTTGATATTGAGTGATGAGCTCAATCACACGTCTCTGATTCTGGGAGCCCGGCTGTCGGGAGCGACGATCCGGGTGTTCAAACACAACA acatgCACAGTCTTGAGAAGATGCTCAGAGAAGCGGTGTGCTCGGGGCAGCCACGGACACACAGGCCCTGGAAGAAGATCCTCATCATGGTGGAAGGCATCTACAG CATGGAGGGCTCTGTGGTGAGACTCGCCGAGATCGTCGCCCTGAAGAAAAAGTACAAAGCCTACCTGTACCTGGATGAGGCCCACAGTATCGGAGCGGTCGGACCGTCGGGCAGGGGCGTGACTGAGCTGACTGGTGTGAATCCAGCGGATGTGGATGTGATGATGGGCACGTTTACAAAGAGCTTTGGGGCGGCTGGAGGCTATATCGCAGGGAGAAAG GAGTTGGTGGACTACCTACGCACGTGTTCTCACAGCGCCGTGTACGCCACGGCCCTGTCCCCGCCTGTCACCGAGCAGATCCTCCGCGCCATgaagtgcatcatgggaaaagaTGGGAGCGCAGAGG GTATTCGAAGGATCCGCCAGCTGGCAGAAAACACCAGGTACTTCAGGGCCCGGCTGAAGGAGATGGGCTTCATCATTTACGGCAATGATCACTCGCCTGTGGTTCCCATCCTGCTGTACATGCCGGGGAAAGTGGT AGCGTTTGCCAGGGAAATGCTTGAACGGAAAATCGGTGTGGTGGTGGTCGGCTTTCCAGCCACACCGATCACAGAGGCCCGGGCtcgcttctgtctgtctgcaggacacACCAGAGCCATGTTGGACCag